Genomic segment of Streptomyces brevispora:
TCACCGACCAGGCCGTAGTGCTGCAGGGCGTTGCGGCGTTTCGCCAGTTCGGAGAGGGCATCCTTTTCACTCTGGCTGAACTTGATATCCGCCATGTTAGTCAGGCGCTTACGTGTCTCTTCCGGAGAGCAACTGTTCAGCGTTCCGTTCTCGAGCGCTTCTCGCGTAGCGTCCCCGGGGTTGGCGAACACCAGAGACCAGTGCACCATCTGCAGACGCGCCTTCAGAAGCACTTCGGCGCCCGCAGCCAGGTGCAGCACGGCGTATTTCATGGCTCTTGCACTTGGTTCCCCTCTAATCGCTAGGTGCTCTGCCACGCTGACCAAGTAGTCCAGACCGTTCCTGACGGGTGGGAAGTGCACATCTCCTGTGAGCTCCGCTTGGCGTACCTGGTAGTAGGACCCGTTATGCTCGACCAAGCGCTGATCCACTGACTGCGGTATCTCCTCAAGTTCGTGAATCGACGCATCGTCGAGAAATTGCTCATCCATGGGGATCCTTCAGGGCGAGTGAATCTTGACGGAGGATCTTCCCACGCATCCGGTCCTGGTGTGCGCCTCCTGGAGGGTTGCCAGGGCTGTCGCCTTACCAAGGCAGCTGGTGTTGTTCGCGCGATGCCGGGCGGGACAAGCCGTCGGGCCTGTGGCTGCGGCCTGCGCCGGACGTGGCCGGACGCGCAGCGGGGCTGTCCGCCCCCGGACTGGCTGCCTCAATGGCTGAGGGAGATACGCGGCGCCCACGCGAGCTCGAGTTCCAGCAGGACATCCTCCGCCTTCTCTCACCGGCCGGCACCGTGGCATTGGCACGTCCCAAGCAGCTCACGCGCGGTTCTGGACCCAGACGGTGGCCCAGGTGACAAGGAAGCCGCCGACTGCACTCGCTGCGCCCCGAACTATGTAGAGACTGGCTTCGCTGCCCAGGCGCCGGAGCCGGCGCCTGCGTTTCGCAGCAGGGGAGTTCGAGCGCGGGCGGTCGTCCTGGTCGTCACTGGGCATGAACTGTTCCTCCGTGTGTGTTGTCTGCCTTCTTTGATTGGTGAGTCGCTGCCGTAGGCGGTGCGCTCACGGAGAGTTCAGCCCACCGGGCGGCTTCTTCCTCCACTGGGCGAAAAACCCGTCGGACTGCCGCAGGGAACCACGCCCTACACCGATTTCCGCTGGTGTGCGTAGACCTTCACTGTTTTCCAGTTGACTGCGCGCTTGAGCGCCTAGCCTGGTGTTTTGGTGGTCTTCAAGGCTGGTTGTGGGGGCAGAGATGAGTGCTGTGCTGGTTCGTGGCGCCCGTTTTCAGGAAGAGCTTGAGGCAGCGGCTGCAGAACTGCGCACGCTTCGAGCAGCACACGGTCGCCCAACGCTGAAGCAGATCGTGAGCAGGGCCGGTCGCGGCAACCTTGGCGCCTCGATGGTCAACGCAGTGTTGAACGGACGTAAGCTTCCCGGCTGCGACTACTACCTGACCTTGGTGCGGGTGCTGCTCACCTACAACACCGGGAAGCTCGCCTCCCTGCAGCACGGGGAAATCAAGGTCTGGAGGTCTCGCTGGCAGCAGCTGCAGTGCCTGAAGGAAGATGAAAAGCTTGGGAGGGGCGTCCCGGCGCACCTCGCACCGCAGCAGTCGCCGACTGCTGGCGGTCTGGCCGAGCGTGTCCTCCTCGGTGCTGTACGCGCGGGTGAATACGTACAGCTGCTTCCTCTGGCTGAGGACACTGGTGGCGTATGGGCTGTGGCATTCTCACCGGATGGTTCGCTCATTGCGACCGGCCATGGTCCCAAGATCGCGCAGCTCTGGGAGACGGTCGCCCGACGAAGGTCGGGATCCCCGTTGTTCGGGCATACAGGCCCGGTCGTCAGCGTGGCCTTCTCTCCGGACCAGGCTCTCCTCGCCACAGGAAGCGACGATGGAACTGTTCGTCTATGGAACGTCGCCAGCCGGACGCCCGTGGCTGAGCTCGATGGCCACGTCGGCGGCGCTTCCACCGTTCTCTTCTCTGCCGACGGTGCCCTTCTAGTGACCGTAGGCAAGACGGTGCGTTTGTGGGACCTCGCGGACGTGGCCAACCCCTTGAAGATCGGCAAGCCCTTTTCCGGCAGTCTGGCCGCTGCGCCGGCGCTGTCCTCAGCGGGAGTGCTGGCCACAGGCCACGAAGCCGGCGTCGCCTACCTCTGGGATCTTGCCCAGCAGACGAAGCTCGGTGGTCCATTGCGGGGGCATGCGGATGATGTCACGGCACTCTGCTTTTCACCCGACGGAGAGCTCCTGGCCACTGCCGGGCAGGACATTCAGCTGTGGAACGTCGCTCGTGCCGAAATGATCCACGAGCCCCTTGAATGCGAGGACGAGCAGGTTCTACGCATGGCCTTCTCACCCGATGGACGAGTGCTTGCCGCTGTCACCGGTCACCACAACGAGGAAGAGGCGACAAACCACGTGGTCCGCCTCTGGGACACCAACGAGTGGAAAGAGCTCGGAGCCCCCTTGGCAGGCCATCAGGGTACCGTCGACGCTGCTGCGTTCTCGTCCGACAGCCGACTGTACGTAACCGGCGGACACGATGGGTTGCTGCGTCTTCGAGTGCTCCCTGCACCGGCGGCCTGACCGATGCGGACCGAACGCCTACCCCTTACGTCCAGCGCAACCCGACCTTGGACAGCTGCTCCATCCGCTCCGAGGACAGCGCGGCGGCCCGGCTCCGCTGGTTGTTGACCCATGCCCCTAGGCGGTACTGGTCCTCCCGGCCGTCCTGGGAGAGCACGGTCTCGACATGCTTGCGGGGCACCTGGAGGTGTCCCTCCCGCTCGAAGAACTGCCGGGCGGCCACGAGGTTGGCACTCCACTTGTCGGCCTGCGTACGGCGCGACTTCGGCTTCTCGTCCTCGGTCGCGGGTGTGATCCCGAGGACTTGCTCGCACATCCACTGCTGCACGCCGGTGAGCTGGTCCCACCCGAGCCGCACCGACTGCACCCACCGCCCGAGGTCCTCGCCCTGGCGCAGGACGTCGCCCGCCTCGGTGGGCAGCGCCTCGCCCGCGTCCAGGTGCATCCGGACCAGGTGGAAGGAGCGTTGCCAGGTCACCGGCCAGCTCGGGCACCAGGACGCGTCGATCTCCTCCAGCTGGTCGCGCCGCGTATCCGACAAGGCCCCGGCAGAGGACTCCACCGGCAGACCCTCCGCACGCCGCTGCTCGTTCTCCTGCGCCTTCCGGGCGGCAGCCCGCGCGTTCTTCAGCCAGATGCCCACCGCCGCGCCCTGGAAGGTGGCGTCCAGCGGGGCCAGGAGGTGCCCGTGCTCGGCCGCCCACCCGCGCGCGGCGGACAGGCCCTCCTCCCACGCGACGTCGAAGTGCGACCAGATCATGCCGAGCTTCTCCAACTGGACGATGCGATCCTCGTCCATGTCGCCGCGGGCGTAGAAGCGGCGGGCGTCGGCGGTCCACTGCCCGAGAGGGAACCCGGCGAGCGAGGCCGGCCACCCCTCGCCTTCCGCCTCCTGGTTGTCGACGGTGGGCACGCGGAACGTGAACGGCACCTTCAAGTCGCCGTGCTCGCGGGCATAGATGACCGCGGCTTCCACGCCGCGCCGCCAGTGCTCGTGTGACGCTGGGAGGGGGGTTTGTTGGTGTATGGCGAGACGGCTGGCCTGGTGTGTTGCTGGTTCGCTGAGAGGTGGAATTGGGGGCTCGGGCAGGTTGGTCAGGGTGTGTGGGCTGGGGTTATGTGTTCTGTGCTGAGGGTGGCTGGGTGTGTTGTAGGTAGTTCTAGCGTGTAAAGGCCTGATCGGTGTTTGTGCTGGTCAGGGCCTTTTGCCTGTCTGGCGGGTGTGGGGGCGGTGGTGGGTTTCGGCGAGGTGGTCGAGGCGGATGGTGTCGAGGGTGGTTTTGGTGATGCGTTCGGTGCCGTCGCTGATGGCGGTGATCGCGGCTTGGCGGATGAGTCGGGTGAGGGATCCGATGCGGCCTGCGGTGCGCTGGTGGAGGTAGGGGGCGTGCCGGGGGAGGGTGCCGGATTTGTGCTGGGTGAGGTCGAGGTTGTTCTCGATGTCGGTGATGACGTCGCTGAACGGGTGGCGGCTGCCGTGGCGGGCGGGTAGGGGGCCGCAGTCGACGAGGGTGGCGCGTCCGGCGAGTTGGGCACCTCTCACACCGGTGAAGAGGGGTGTGTCGGTGACGTTGATACCGGCGTAGACGAACGTCGCGGGGAGACGTTCGGTGAGGTCTTTCAAGAGGTCGGCGGTTTGGGCGCCGGTGGTGGTGCGGGGGTTGAGGCGGTGGATCTCGTCGATCATCACCAGCTGGACACCAGCCTGGGTGTAGGTGTGGCAGACGGCTTCGGTGATCTGGGTCTGGGTCATGCGGGCGGTTGTGGGGATGCCGAGGTAGCGGGCGAATTCGGTGATGAGGGTTTTCGCGGTCGCGCCGGGCGGGACCAGGACATACGCGACGGGTACCGCGGCATGCGCTGATCCGGGTGGCGGCGGGTTTTTGCGGGTGTGGGCGAGGTGGCAGGTGCGCCCGACGTTCAGGAGCGTGGTGGTTTTCCCTGCGGCGGCGGGTCCGGTGACGATGAGGGAGGGCCGTGCGGTGGTCTGCTGGTGGCGGCCGAGGATCATCAGGGTGCGGACCTGGGTGGCCAGGGCGTGGATGGCGGGGGTGCGGATGGTGACGAACGCGGAGTGGTAGGCCAGGCGTTGCTCTGTGCTGCGGGGCGGGTCGCCGGGCCGGGGAGGGACGACCGGGTCGGTGGTGGCGAAGCGGTGCCAGCCCTGCCAGGTGGTCAGGGGCCAGGACAGCTCGGCCTCGCCGCTGTCGTCGGTGCCGTCTTGTGTGCTGCCCGCGCTTCTCTGGTTTCGGTTCACCATGTGGCGGCTTCCTCGTGTGCGTTGTAGAGCCCGAATCCGGTGGCTGGGGCGGGGCGGCTGTCGTCGTCGGGCAGGTCGTCGAGGTCGTCGATGCTGTCGTCGTCCTGCTGTTCCGGGCTGTCGGCGGGTGCTTCGGTGTCGTGGTTCCCTTCGCGGGCTGTGGGGAGCGGGACGTGAGCGGTGCGGGCCAGGAGAGCCTGCTCCGTTTTGGTGGCGTGACCGCTGCGGACGCGGCGCATGAGCTGGTCGAGGGTGTCGGCGAGGTCGGCTTCGTGCTGCTCGGAGTCGCTGTGGTTGCCGTGCAGGGTGAGGGTTCTGATGTGCTGCCAGGTGCGTTCGTCGAACGGCCGGTGGACGTGGTCGCGATGGATCCAGCCGATCTCGGTGAGTTCGCCGTCGGGCAGGCGGACCCAGATCTGGCGCACATCGTGAGGGTTGTAATGGATCTCCCATTTCCCGCCGCGGCCGGCGACGGGGGAGGGCTGGCCGCGGTGCGGTGCGAGGAGGTCCGCGTCATAGGTGCGGTGGTGGATACGGATGCCGGAGGCGGTGATCGTTTGCCAGCGCACGGGCAGCAGCTCGAGGTAGTCGCGCCTGGTCAACGGGACGGGCACGTACCCGGCGACGGCGACGAGCGCGGCCCACATCTGGTTCGGGGTGAGGGCCTTCCTGGGCATCATCGGGTGGCGCAGCCCTTCGTGGGGCCGGTGGTGGTAGTGCACCAGCCACTCATCAAGCAGGTCCTGCAGCTGGGCGACGCTGTAGCAGGCGTCTTTCTCGGTGTCGGGGCCGCGGCGGGTGACGTCGGAGCCGGTGTAGCCGGGCAGGTGCTGGCAGAACAGGTGGTTGATGGTGCCGAAGGTGCGCTCGACGATGCCCTTCGCGGTGGGGGCGCGGGGTGGGGCCGGCTGAACGCTGATGCCGAGGTGTTCGCAGGCGGCGGTGAACGCCCGGGAGACGAAGATTTTGCCCCGGTCGACGACGATCGTCTCGGGCAGGACCACCGGCCGGGCCGCCGCACCGGCCAGGCGCTCGTCGAGTGTGGCCAGCCGCTGGTGGGGCAGTACGCGGGCATGGTCCATGCGCAGGATGTCCGGCCAGGTCGGGCGGGCGGGGTGTGGCACGGCCATCTCCGCGAGCAGCAGGGCCGCGTCGACGGCTTTGGTCGTGCTGGGGCACAGTACGGCGGCGAGGATGGCTCGGGTGGCGACGTCGACGGCGATGGTGAGTTCGGGGCGGGCGAGGGTGCCGTCGTCGAAGAGGGCCAGGACGTCCAGGCGGGTGGTGTCGATCTGGACCTGCTCGCCGGGACGCAGCGCCATGGCGGGGGTGAAGGCCCGCCCCTCGAAGCTCGCGGGCACCTGGCGGACCGGACCGCTGGGCAGTTCGCCGGGGCGGGCGAGCGTGGTGACGAGCCGGTAGAGCGTGGCCTGGGACGGTACGGGCACCGTACCGGGGCCGTGCTGTTCCTGAAGGATCTGGTTGATGAGCGGGAACAGGCCGTTGATGGTGCCCTTGGAGCGCCCGCGCCGGCGGCGCAGCGCTTCACGGACGGCGGCGACGACCCGTTCGTCGGAACGCCCGGTGGGGCTGGAGGCACGGGTGGTGCGGTGGTCCAGGAGCCCCCACAGTCCCTGTTTGCGGTAGGCCAGGCGCATGCGCTGCACCGTGGTGCGCGAGACACGGCTGAAGCCGAGCGCGGTCAGCTCTTCGGCTTTGGCCTGTTCCCGCTCGGCCAGCGTGTGCCGTGCGGGGTCGTACTGCTCCCGCACCGCTCCAGCACTGCCGGGCCCGTCGGCAAGGCCGCATTCGATTTCTCTCACGTGCCGCTGCCAGGCCATGGCCTTCTCCCGCGCCGCGGCGGGGGCGGTCTCGAACAGCCCCCACTGCGGGGCCGCCTGCGGTACATCGGCCCCGATGACGCTGAAGCCGGGGTCGGCGAACAGGTACCCGGCGAGCACCGCCTCACCGCCGCCGTCCGGGCCGACGAGATGGATCACCTGCCCGGACAGGGCGACGACCTGCCACTTCACACCGCGGAACCGGACCTGCGCCCCGACCTTCACCAATGGCCGGGCGTTGTGCCGCGCGGTCACCGGGCCCCTCCCGCCGTGACCGGGCCATTCCAGCCCGCAGGACCGACCAGGACGCGTTCATGCAGTGGCGCCTCCAGGTCTGCCGTCGCCCGCCCGTGCCACAGGGCGTGGAAGACCGCCGGCAGGACCTCGATCGGGTCGCCGGCCGCTTCGACGCCCTCGATCAGCGGCCGCGGCCGCGCGAACGCCTCCACCACCGCGGGCGTCAGGCCGGGGCGGCCCGCGTTGCGGGGGTGGCGGTAGCCAGCCAGCCACTTCAGATTGGCGGCCAGGACGTCGTCGAGCGGCGCAAGACGCCGGTAGGTCCAGCCGATCTCCTCACACGCCGCGCTCACCGCTTCGGCGGCCTTCACCGCGCGGTCGCCGCCGGCCTCCGGGTGGCTGGGGCAGTCGGCCAGCAGACCCGTGCCGTCGCGGTACCGGGCGAACAGCTGCGGTACCCAGGAACGCACCCGGCCCCGCTCCTCGCGCCACAGCAACCGCACCGGACGCCCCGCGAACCCGGTCACATTGGGGTCGCGGTCCAGGACCATCAGCTGGGTGCGCATCGCGTTCGACCCGGCCGCCACGTGCTGCCCGGTGGTCGCCGACCACCACAGACCCGGCCCCCAGCGGCGCCCCGGGATCACCGGGAACGCCGACACCGGCGGCAACTCCTCGAATCCCACGGTCATGGCGGCATCCGCCCACCGCTGCGGCCGCTCGCCTCGCCCGGCCCCCGGGCCGGGCGGCCTCTCCTGTGCTGATCACCCGCGTCAGCCAAGCCGCTCCCGCTGACAGGTGCCGCTGTTTTCAGGGTTTCTGCCACAAACGAGTGCTGTATCAGCTAATAGCCGATGCGCCCGGTCCCACCTTGCTCTCAGCCGTCGTCTTCCTGCCCGCCTGCCGTCAGCATGCTCCTCAGTGTCCCGGGGGACATATCCGCCCACCGGGCCACCTCCTCCAACGGCACCCCGCCGTTCATTGCCGCCACCGCGGTCCGCTTCCAGGCCGCCTCGACCAGACCGGCACTGTGACCGAGGCCTTGCAGCAGCTGCCGGGCGACCTCGGCGGTCGGCCCGCTCTGCACGCCGCGCAGCTGCAGCAACTGCTCCTCGGCACTGCCGAGGAGACTGCTGATCCGCATCCGCTGCTCGGCCGGCACCACCGTCCGCCACATCGTCCCCGAGCCCGGCGCCCTTTTCTCCTTGCCCAGCACCCGCAACTGCCCCGCCATCGTCACCGGCTGATGCTCCCGGCGCAGCCACCAGGGGTCGTTGTCGTATCCGGGGGGCCCACCGGCCCCCCGGCGCAGCCGGATCACGCTGCCCATCCACGCGATCAGCGGACCGCCATGGTCCGCCGCAGCCAGCGGCCCCAGCCACTCCCGGCCCACACGCTCACCGAGCCGACGGCAGAACAACCCATCGACGGGCAGCACTCGCGGCTGCCCGGCACCGCTGTCCACCCACACCAGCCGGGCCATAGCCGGATCAAGCAACACATCGGCCACGGCCACCACCTCGGGAAAGACCACCGCGTCCCGCCCCACGATCCGCCACCACTCCAGATCACCCCCGGCATCACCGCCCGCGGCCTGATGCAACCGCCGCGGCCAGACCTTCTCCCGCTCCCACTGCAGGGCCTGCTCCCACCAGCGGGCCACCACCGCCTGCGCCAACGCGAACACCCGCTCCGGCTCGGCCCCCGCCCGCACCGCCCGCCGCGCCACCCCCACCCACCGCCGCTGCGCCGCGACCACCTCCGGCAGACGCCGCACGTCCAGATACTCGTGAGGCTGGTCGGCATCCGCATCAAGGAGCCACCGCCCGTGCCGGACACACACACGGTCCCACCGCGGGGCGTACAGCACCGCCCGCCCAGCCGTCCCCGTACGCCGGGCCGTGCACAGACGACAGCCGAACGCCACCGGCCCGGCAACCGCACCACCGATCCGCCACACCGCCGCCGGCTCCCCTGCATCCGCGGCCGGCAGCCTGGCATCCTCCCGCCCCCAGGACGGCAATGCCTGCGCCAGCACGTGTTCCTCGAGGCCGCACAGATCTGCCAGGAGCTGCCGTCCAGCCGCATTCAGCAGCACCTCGACGTCGGCCCGACAGGTCCCGCCCTCGTGCTTGGGCTGGTGGTTGCGCCAGCGCCAACTGGACCGCAGCGCCTTCGCTTCCAGTCCGTAGCGGCTGGCGATGCGGCAGATCAGCGACGAGGTCGTCTCCCTCGGTAAGGGAGCGGTCCGCAGTAGGCCAAGGTCATGGGTCACTCCGCCACGGTCTCGTATTCGCAGTCTCGGGCGGGTGCTTTCAGAACGGATGCCCAGCACATTAAGCGGAGCGGTTGGGAGAGACACCGGGTCGGCCCTAACACCTCGACGCCGCCAGCAGCGGCTGGGGAAGGCGCTGCGCTGCCTCATGGAGGCTGCGTTGTCAGTGGCGCGTGGTAGACCTGATTTGCAGTGAACTTGTCTGCTTTTACCGGTAGTTGATCAACATCGAGTGAAGAGGTACGACATGGTGGAGACGGAACTTCCCGGACAGGGGGTGGTGTTCTGGCCGGTGGGCACGGGGGACTCCACCACGATCGTGGTCGGCGACAACCTGGTCATGCAGGTGGACCTGCGGGACATGAAGGCCGCCGACGAGGACGATGCGGTGGTCGCCGCCGTCATTGACCGCCTGGAGGAGACCCTCCCGCAGCCCGACGGCACGACGCCCTACCTGGCGGTTTTTGCCCTGACCCACGCCGACTCGGACCACTGCTGCGGCTTCGGCGACCTTCTGGAGAGCTCCATCCTGATCGGGGAGATCTGGGCGACACCTCGGCTGTGGCGCGAATTGTCCGAGGACAAGCCCATGTGCGAGGACGCACAGCGCTTCCAGGACGAGGTCGAGCGACGCGTGGACGCCACCCTCAAGGCTGTCAAGGACGGCAAGGAGCCGGACAGCGGGGACAGGGTGCGCATCATCGGCTATGACGAGGACCGCGAACTGCACTCCTACGCCGAACTGCCCGACGAGTACTTCACCTTCCCCGGCGACGTGATCACCAAGATCGACGGCCAGGACGTCGCGGACCGGTTCGAGGCGTTCGTCCACGCACCGTTCAAGGACCACTGCGCAGGCGACCGCAACGACACGTCCTTGGCCCTGCAGGTCCAGCTGAAGGCCAGTGACGGCACAGTCGGCCGACTGCTGTTCCTGGGCGACCTCGCCTACCCCATCATCAAGATGATCTTCGAGAACAGTGAAGCCGCAGGCAACTCGGACCGGGTGGGATGGGACGTTCTGCTCTCCCCGCACCACTGCTCGAAGAAGGCCATGTACGCCGAGGGCGAGGACGGCGAGGAGGAGCTCAAGCAGGACCTTCTCGACCTGCTCCAGGCGCATGCCAGTCCGGACGCCCGGGTGATCGCCAGCTCGTTGCCCTTCCGCGAGAAGGACGAGAAGGGCAACAACCCGCCGCACCTGCTGTGAGCCTCGGCGAGCACCGGCAGCGACGCGTACGTGGCGAACACCGTTACTCGCGCCGCCCCACCAGCCCACTCCAGCAACCGCCGGGCATCGGTAGTGCAGCGCACCCCGGCCGCGGCCAGCTCCGCATCCGTGTGCAGCGAGCAGACCGCCACCATCGCCCCGGCCCGACCCGCCTCCCGCCAGGCGGCAAACGTCTGCACCAGCAGATCCAGCGTCGGCACCAGGACCAGCACCCGGCCCGTGCGTGCCACCCGCAACGCGGTGTGCGCCCCCATGAAGGTCTTGCCCGTCCCGCACGCCGAAACGATCGTGGCCCGCAACCCCGCGCCGGCTGACGGGACGCTTCCCAGGGCGTGCACCGCCGCGTCGACCGCCTCCCTCTGATGCGCTCGCAGCCCCGCCATTCCATCCTCCGTGTCGGCTTCCGCGCTGGTCCGGGGCAGGTCGGATGTTGCTGGCACCGGTGGGGGAGTCAGGTGGTGTTGAATTCCGCTACCGCCGCCGTGGCTCGTTGGTCTGCTTCTGCTTGCAGGGTCTCCCAGTCGGCGGTTGCCTGTTGTGTTCCTGTCGCGAGGACTGCGGCGCGTACGGCGGTGCGGACATCGCCGGGACCCACCCGCAGCCCGGCGCCCCGGAGGCCCTGGATCTCCGAAAGCGCCTCCGCGGCGGCCTGGTCAAGGTCGAGGGCTGCCCCGGGAGGCATGTCCGCGGCGTCCCGGCACACCACGATGACGTCGATGCGGTTGGGCTCCGCCGCTGCGGTCTTGGAGAGACTGGTCGCCACTTCGGCGATCACGGCGCGGGTGGTGGTGACGGTGAAGCCCGCGTCCGACAGCGACCGCATCAGAGCGCACCAGCCCGTGGTCTGCGACTGGTGGAAGCTGAACAGGAGGCAGCCGCCGGGTTTGAGGACGCGCCGGCACTCACGCCAGACGAGGGCTGCGGTGGCTTGGAATCCATCAGGGGCGGCGTTCTGTACTTCCTGGACGGCACGGGTGCTGGGCACGTCCGGGTAGCCCTGGTAGGGGCGCATGGCGCTGAGCCACGCGTGGAAGAAGTCAGCCAGTTCCGAGTAGTGGACGTTGTCGACGTAGGGGGGGTCGGTGACGATGAGGTCCACGCTGTTGTCGGGCAGATCTGTCTGCGAGGCATCGCCGGTGGTGGTGTAGGCCGTTGCGGGATCCTGTACGAACTGCTGCCACGTCGTGCTCAGGGGGCGGGCGACGGGCAGCGAGGACTGGTCGACGGAGAGGATCCGGTCGGCCTCGGCCCTGAAGTCCAGCGGGGTTTTCTTGTACTGGGCCGCTTTGTGCAGCCGGGTGAGCACCCCGGAGAACCCGGCCGATCCCCCCTGGGCGCCCCAGGGGTCTCCTTCGACGCTGCACCGCTCCGGTCGCAGTACGTGGTTGTGGAAGATCGAGCGGACCGGGCCGGTGCCCTCCCCCTTGTAGGAGCAGAAGAGGTTGTGGTGTTCGACGGTTCTGCCGAACGATGCGATGAGCGCCTCGCGTTCCGCGGACGCCCCGGGAAGATCGCGCAGCGCCGCGCCGATCAGCCCGAGGCTGTATCGCTGGCGCTCGTTGAAGAACCGCTCCCAGGAGTCGTACCCCCAGCGCAGCGCCTGGACCGTGCTGACGCCTTCCTCCAGCGTGCCGAGCGGGCGTACGAGCTCATCGGGAGATGTGTTGGCGAGGGACTTCGCCGCTTTGTCGTACAGGCAGAGGTCGAAGTCGTCGATTGCCCGGTACTCACGCTTGCCGTCGGCGCGCAGCACCAGCTTCGCGTACATGCGTCGTTCCGGGACGGCGCCGTTCAGCGCGGCAATGACAGGGGTGCGGTGTCCGAGACGGCACGTCATGAACCGTCCGCGGGCGGCCCCATGGAACGAGAAGGTCAGGCCGCAGGCTGGGCAGTGCCCCCTCTCGTCCTTGCTCAGGTCGGTGACGCAGATGCCCCGGCAGCCCGGGCATACGGCCTGTGCGCGGGGGAATCTGCGCGGGTACGCATGGCGGGCGAAGACCCGGGTGGTGAAGAGCTCCACGTCCTCGCCGCACTCTGGGCAGTGCGCGAGGGCCACCCAGAAGTAGTGCAGGACCGGTTCATCGGAGACGGTGCGGTGCAGTTCCTGGACGGGGCGGGCGCACTTCCTGACGACCTGACCGAAGAGGTCCGCGAGCACCTCGAGATCCCATGGCT
This window contains:
- a CDS encoding helicase associated domain-containing protein; protein product: MRPLHARTTYNTPSHPQHRTHNPSPHTLTNLPEPPIPPLSEPATHQASRLAIHQQTPLPASHEHWRRGVEAAVIYAREHGDLKVPFTFRVPTVDNQEAEGEGWPASLAGFPLGQWTADARRFYARGDMDEDRIVQLEKLGMIWSHFDVAWEEGLSAARGWAAEHGHLLAPLDATFQGAAVGIWLKNARAAARKAQENEQRRAEGLPVESSAGALSDTRRDQLEEIDASWCPSWPVTWQRSFHLVRMHLDAGEALPTEAGDVLRQGEDLGRWVQSVRLGWDQLTGVQQWMCEQVLGITPATEDEKPKSRRTQADKWSANLVAARQFFEREGHLQVPRKHVETVLSQDGREDQYRLGAWVNNQRSRAAALSSERMEQLSKVGLRWT
- a CDS encoding DNA methyltransferase; the encoded protein is MSGPDDSIADASDRLRGLVVYDPFAGSGTTLVEAAKLGAAAVGRDINPVATLTQRQALQPWDLEVLADLFGQVVRKCARPVQELHRTVSDEPVLHYFWVALAHCPECGEDVELFTTRVFARHAYPRRFPRAQAVCPGCRGICVTDLSKDERGHCPACGLTFSFHGAARGRFMTCRLGHRTPVIAALNGAVPERRMYAKLVLRADGKREYRAIDDFDLCLYDKAAKSLANTSPDELVRPLGTLEEGVSTVQALRWGYDSWERFFNERQRYSLGLIGAALRDLPGASAEREALIASFGRTVEHHNLFCSYKGEGTGPVRSIFHNHVLRPERCSVEGDPWGAQGGSAGFSGVLTRLHKAAQYKKTPLDFRAEADRILSVDQSSLPVARPLSTTWQQFVQDPATAYTTTGDASQTDLPDNSVDLIVTDPPYVDNVHYSELADFFHAWLSAMRPYQGYPDVPSTRAVQEVQNAAPDGFQATAALVWRECRRVLKPGGCLLFSFHQSQTTGWCALMRSLSDAGFTVTTTRAVIAEVATSLSKTAAAEPNRIDVIVVCRDAADMPPGAALDLDQAAAEALSEIQGLRGAGLRVGPGDVRTAVRAAVLATGTQQATADWETLQAEADQRATAAVAEFNTT
- a CDS encoding Mu transposase C-terminal domain-containing protein, with protein sequence MTARHNARPLVKVGAQVRFRGVKWQVVALSGQVIHLVGPDGGGEAVLAGYLFADPGFSVIGADVPQAAPQWGLFETAPAAAREKAMAWQRHVREIECGLADGPGSAGAVREQYDPARHTLAEREQAKAEELTALGFSRVSRTTVQRMRLAYRKQGLWGLLDHRTTRASSPTGRSDERVVAAVREALRRRRGRSKGTINGLFPLINQILQEQHGPGTVPVPSQATLYRLVTTLARPGELPSGPVRQVPASFEGRAFTPAMALRPGEQVQIDTTRLDVLALFDDGTLARPELTIAVDVATRAILAAVLCPSTTKAVDAALLLAEMAVPHPARPTWPDILRMDHARVLPHQRLATLDERLAGAAARPVVLPETIVVDRGKIFVSRAFTAACEHLGISVQPAPPRAPTAKGIVERTFGTINHLFCQHLPGYTGSDVTRRGPDTEKDACYSVAQLQDLLDEWLVHYHHRPHEGLRHPMMPRKALTPNQMWAALVAVAGYVPVPLTRRDYLELLPVRWQTITASGIRIHHRTYDADLLAPHRGQPSPVAGRGGKWEIHYNPHDVRQIWVRLPDGELTEIGWIHRDHVHRPFDERTWQHIRTLTLHGNHSDSEQHEADLADTLDQLMRRVRSGHATKTEQALLARTAHVPLPTAREGNHDTEAPADSPEQQDDDSIDDLDDLPDDDSRPAPATGFGLYNAHEEAATW
- a CDS encoding WD40 repeat domain-containing protein; the protein is MSAVLVRGARFQEELEAAAAELRTLRAAHGRPTLKQIVSRAGRGNLGASMVNAVLNGRKLPGCDYYLTLVRVLLTYNTGKLASLQHGEIKVWRSRWQQLQCLKEDEKLGRGVPAHLAPQQSPTAGGLAERVLLGAVRAGEYVQLLPLAEDTGGVWAVAFSPDGSLIATGHGPKIAQLWETVARRRSGSPLFGHTGPVVSVAFSPDQALLATGSDDGTVRLWNVASRTPVAELDGHVGGASTVLFSADGALLVTVGKTVRLWDLADVANPLKIGKPFSGSLAAAPALSSAGVLATGHEAGVAYLWDLAQQTKLGGPLRGHADDVTALCFSPDGELLATAGQDIQLWNVARAEMIHEPLECEDEQVLRMAFSPDGRVLAAVTGHHNEEEATNHVVRLWDTNEWKELGAPLAGHQGTVDAAAFSSDSRLYVTGGHDGLLRLRVLPAPAA
- a CDS encoding ATP-binding protein translates to MTTWQGWHRFATTDPVVPPRPGDPPRSTEQRLAYHSAFVTIRTPAIHALATQVRTLMILGRHQQTTARPSLIVTGPAAAGKTTTLLNVGRTCHLAHTRKNPPPPGSAHAAVPVAYVLVPPGATAKTLITEFARYLGIPTTARMTQTQITEAVCHTYTQAGVQLVMIDEIHRLNPRTTTGAQTADLLKDLTERLPATFVYAGINVTDTPLFTGVRGAQLAGRATLVDCGPLPARHGSRHPFSDVITDIENNLDLTQHKSGTLPRHAPYLHQRTAGRIGSLTRLIRQAAITAISDGTERITKTTLDTIRLDHLAETHHRPHTRQTGKRP
- a CDS encoding TniQ family protein; this translates as MTHDLGLLRTAPLPRETTSSLICRIASRYGLEAKALRSSWRWRNHQPKHEGGTCRADVEVLLNAAGRQLLADLCGLEEHVLAQALPSWGREDARLPAADAGEPAAVWRIGGAVAGPVAFGCRLCTARRTGTAGRAVLYAPRWDRVCVRHGRWLLDADADQPHEYLDVRRLPEVVAAQRRWVGVARRAVRAGAEPERVFALAQAVVARWWEQALQWEREKVWPRRLHQAAGGDAGGDLEWWRIVGRDAVVFPEVVAVADVLLDPAMARLVWVDSGAGQPRVLPVDGLFCRRLGERVGREWLGPLAAADHGGPLIAWMGSVIRLRRGAGGPPGYDNDPWWLRREHQPVTMAGQLRVLGKEKRAPGSGTMWRTVVPAEQRMRISSLLGSAEEQLLQLRGVQSGPTAEVARQLLQGLGHSAGLVEAAWKRTAVAAMNGGVPLEEVARWADMSPGTLRSMLTAGGQEDDG